The Sphingobacterium bambusae genome includes a window with the following:
- a CDS encoding glycosyltransferase family 2 protein, protein MISSSKLSPGVSIVICSFNGGHKLIPTLEHIAAQEPIEKGQLELLYVDNGSTDQSLEIVRETWSNLKPAHIQLTIIEESTPGKYFALDAALAKAKFNCFIICDDDNWLNKDYAKRVFSTLSEHPTIGAIGGKSIATFQTENPTVPTWFLQDRQRYAIGGQGEKTGDVTYRKQLWGAGMGSRTLLYQSFYSKYPSAFLLQSDNEKGHFVAEDTEYCLRLILRGYKLHYDETLLLQHYVPTDRLSAEYNNKLNRQIEGAFIIIEKLNLATKLFGSLSYSAFGILRLKLLTPLRKLISSNKIRHQILSNLLFPSKTNQDIVIEQIRSFAKDPALPFATKNAD, encoded by the coding sequence ATGATCTCATCTTCTAAATTATCTCCGGGCGTTTCTATTGTCATCTGTAGCTTTAATGGTGGTCATAAACTTATTCCAACGTTAGAACACATTGCCGCGCAAGAACCTATTGAAAAGGGACAACTTGAACTACTGTATGTGGACAATGGCTCGACGGATCAATCGCTAGAAATTGTTCGTGAAACATGGTCCAACTTAAAACCGGCACACATTCAATTAACCATTATTGAAGAATCTACACCCGGTAAATATTTCGCACTTGATGCTGCATTAGCGAAAGCAAAATTCAACTGCTTTATCATTTGTGATGATGATAATTGGCTGAACAAGGATTATGCGAAACGTGTATTTTCAACGTTATCAGAGCACCCAACAATTGGAGCTATAGGTGGAAAATCTATTGCCACTTTCCAAACGGAAAACCCGACTGTACCTACTTGGTTTCTTCAAGACCGACAACGGTATGCAATAGGAGGCCAAGGGGAGAAAACTGGCGACGTGACCTACAGAAAGCAACTGTGGGGTGCAGGCATGGGCTCTCGCACATTACTTTATCAATCATTCTATAGCAAGTATCCATCGGCATTCTTACTACAATCCGATAATGAAAAAGGACACTTTGTAGCGGAAGACACGGAGTACTGTCTACGGCTAATTTTGCGCGGCTATAAACTTCATTATGATGAAACTTTGCTACTGCAACATTACGTACCGACGGATCGTCTAAGTGCCGAATACAACAACAAACTTAACAGACAAATTGAAGGCGCTTTCATCATTATAGAAAAGCTAAATCTAGCAACAAAACTTTTTGGAAGCCTTTCTTACTCCGCGTTTGGCATCCTTCGTTTAAAACTGTTAACGCCACTAAGGAAATTAATTTCCAGCAACAAAATCAGGCATCAAATTCTATCGAACTTGCTGTTCCCGTCCAAAACAAATCAAGATATAGTTATCGAACAGATCCGAAGTTTTGCAAAGGATCCTGCATTGCCTTTTGCTACAAAAAATGCAGACTAG
- a CDS encoding glycosyltransferase family 4 protein, giving the protein MRIGYDAKRYFQNRSGLGNYSRDLIRILQTHHPENDYLLYTTKKPADNKRQDLNVRFPKKGILNSFLPSLWRSRGIVKDLQKDEIEIFHGLSGEIPMNLAKQGIKSVVTIHDLIFLRHPELYKPIDRFIYSKKFKHAVLHADKVVAISKQTKLDLMHFFSLADEQVDVIYQGCHPAFKTEKSSELLQAVRTQYALPQDFVLNVGSIEPRKNAFQIVKALETLDVPLVIIGKETGYAEEIKRYVAAQKLEKKVLFRKVQSMDDLAAIYSLAKLFIYPSTYEGFGIPIIEALYSGTPVITTNTGVFPEAAGPFSYFIDPKNIDEIRYATDAILSSSNTQRDMMNKGLQFAQQFSDDVLAQQWVNCYQSLLST; this is encoded by the coding sequence ATGCGAATAGGATATGATGCAAAGCGATATTTTCAGAACCGATCGGGCTTGGGCAACTATAGTCGCGACCTTATTCGGATATTACAGACGCATCATCCGGAAAATGATTACCTCTTGTACACCACAAAAAAACCTGCAGATAATAAGAGGCAAGATCTAAACGTTCGCTTTCCAAAAAAGGGTATACTTAACTCCTTCCTCCCTTCGCTATGGCGTAGTCGCGGCATTGTTAAGGATCTACAAAAAGATGAAATCGAAATTTTCCATGGCCTGTCGGGCGAAATTCCGATGAACCTCGCCAAGCAGGGTATCAAATCTGTCGTAACCATCCATGATTTGATCTTTCTGCGCCATCCGGAACTCTACAAACCCATCGACCGTTTCATCTACAGCAAGAAGTTTAAACACGCTGTCCTACATGCCGACAAGGTTGTCGCCATCAGCAAGCAGACCAAGTTGGATCTAATGCACTTTTTCAGCCTGGCTGATGAACAAGTTGACGTGATCTACCAAGGTTGCCACCCCGCTTTTAAAACAGAAAAATCAAGTGAGCTTCTCCAAGCTGTGCGAACTCAATACGCCCTCCCGCAAGATTTCGTCTTGAATGTGGGTTCTATTGAACCTCGAAAAAACGCCTTTCAGATTGTCAAAGCATTGGAAACATTGGATGTACCACTGGTGATTATCGGAAAGGAGACAGGCTATGCGGAGGAGATCAAGCGGTATGTGGCGGCACAAAAACTGGAAAAGAAAGTTTTGTTTCGAAAAGTACAAAGCATGGACGACTTGGCGGCGATCTACAGCCTGGCGAAACTTTTTATTTATCCTTCGACTTATGAAGGCTTTGGCATCCCGATTATCGAAGCCCTTTATTCGGGCACACCGGTGATAACCACCAATACCGGCGTATTTCCCGAGGCGGCTGGTCCTTTTTCTTACTTTATTGACCCTAAAAACATTGATGAAATCCGCTATGCTACCGACGCCATACTATCGTCCAGCAATACGCAGCGGGATATGATGAATAAAGGGCTTCAGTTTGCGCAGCAATTTAGCGACGATGTACTGGCGCAACAATGGGTAAACTGCTATCAATCTTTATTGTCGACCTGA
- a CDS encoding alpha-1,2-fucosyltransferase, which produces MKVVKFLGGLGNQMFQYAFYLSLEKHFKNVKADLSDFESYALHNGFELEKIFNIHLKPASTFDLRLLLPENRKWIWRKLRRLYNAKDAYWEEFPQFVFHKQVLEETKSKYYWGYWQHINYFQAIEKDIRAAFRFPEMSDEKNISLAKRIKENSSVALHVRRGDYIQHPILGGLCDEEYYKKSIDYINEQVESPLFVIFSNDIAWCKEQFGNLNAVFVDWNTGRDSYIDMQLMSMCKHFIIANSSFSWWGAWLQASPDKIVISPKKWVNDDSVDTSGLILPSFITF; this is translated from the coding sequence ATGAAAGTTGTAAAGTTTCTCGGTGGATTAGGAAACCAGATGTTCCAATACGCATTTTACCTATCGCTTGAAAAACATTTTAAAAATGTAAAAGCGGATCTAAGTGATTTTGAATCCTACGCCCTACACAATGGTTTTGAATTGGAGAAAATATTCAACATTCATCTAAAGCCTGCATCAACGTTCGACCTACGATTGTTACTCCCAGAAAATCGAAAATGGATATGGCGAAAGCTTCGACGTTTATATAATGCAAAAGATGCTTATTGGGAAGAATTCCCTCAATTTGTATTCCACAAACAGGTGCTCGAAGAAACAAAAAGCAAATATTACTGGGGATACTGGCAACATATCAATTACTTCCAAGCAATAGAAAAAGACATTCGAGCCGCCTTTCGTTTTCCAGAAATGAGCGATGAGAAAAATATTTCTTTAGCAAAACGTATAAAGGAAAACAGCAGCGTAGCATTACACGTCCGCAGAGGAGATTATATACAACATCCGATCTTAGGGGGGCTTTGCGACGAGGAATACTATAAGAAAAGTATTGATTACATCAATGAACAAGTGGAATCCCCCCTTTTCGTTATTTTTTCGAATGATATTGCTTGGTGCAAGGAACAATTTGGAAATCTAAACGCCGTATTTGTCGATTGGAATACGGGGCGCGACAGCTACATTGACATGCAATTGATGAGCATGTGCAAACATTTCATTATAGCGAACAGTAGTTTTAGCTGGTGGGGGGCTTGGTTGCAAGCTAGCCCAGATAAGATTGTTATATCACCTAAAAAATGGGTAAATGACGATTCGGTAGACACGTCAGGGTTAATCCTACCCTCATTTATAACATTTTAA
- a CDS encoding glycosyltransferase family 2 protein, whose product MNQKLTALIITYNEANNICDALACLDFADEIIIVDSFSTDDTVQLALSQPKVKVYQHHFEDFTKQRNLALSYANNDWIIFLDADERLTQASKQEILKTIHNPAAKDAYYMYRLFYFCGEKIRFSGTQNDKNFRLFRKSKAVYDGKKKVHETLVVDGSIGILKHKILHYSFADYDSYRDKMIHYGTLKGQERYLKNEGYLAVMHVAKVLFRFSKAYFIDLGILDGKRGFQLCYLQSLSVHETFLSLKREERKHKLALKI is encoded by the coding sequence GTGAATCAAAAACTAACGGCATTGATCATTACCTATAATGAGGCAAACAATATTTGCGATGCCCTAGCGTGCCTTGATTTTGCGGACGAGATCATTATCGTCGATTCCTTCAGTACGGATGACACGGTTCAGCTAGCTTTGAGCCAGCCGAAAGTGAAAGTATATCAACATCATTTTGAGGACTTCACCAAACAACGCAACCTTGCTCTCTCCTACGCTAATAACGACTGGATTATCTTTTTGGATGCGGACGAACGCTTAACGCAAGCATCAAAGCAAGAAATCCTCAAAACCATACATAATCCTGCCGCTAAAGATGCCTATTATATGTATCGGCTATTCTATTTCTGTGGTGAGAAGATCCGCTTTTCGGGCACGCAGAACGACAAGAACTTCCGGCTATTCCGAAAGAGCAAAGCAGTTTATGACGGCAAAAAGAAAGTGCATGAAACACTCGTAGTTGATGGCTCTATCGGCATTCTAAAGCATAAGATCCTCCATTACTCTTTTGCGGATTACGACTCCTATCGCGACAAAATGATTCACTACGGGACCCTCAAAGGGCAGGAACGCTACCTTAAAAACGAAGGCTACCTCGCTGTTATGCATGTCGCCAAAGTTTTATTCCGTTTTTCCAAAGCTTACTTTATCGATCTGGGTATTTTGGATGGAAAACGTGGTTTTCAGCTATGCTATTTACAAAGCCTCAGTGTGCACGAAACCTTTCTCTCGCTGAAACGGGAAGAGCGCAAGCATAAACTCGCACTAAAAATCTAA
- a CDS encoding glycosyltransferase family 2 protein, whose translation MTKRKYIAFSLWGNSALYTIGAIRNAQLLPSIYPDWKMVVYHDDTVPKEILLELRENNVELICIEDKNVHPLFLRFFIADRGDCGVAIFRDADSRITLREALAVKEWIEEDTVLHVMRDHPYHQIPFGAVKTGILGGMWGIKGGTLKMEESIRAFVADKREQAYGIDQAFLASVYEQYQKNSTTHDEFFSTKKFPIPRDGEQFVGERIDEHEEPVGDDRAVIAEYYKQHSSVFFTIIIPAYCAEKTIERCVNSILMQSFSDFEIIIQDGNSSDRTVDVIKQLKDTRIKIFSEADSGVYDAMNKALDRSGGEWIYFLGSDDLLFDGDVLKEMNNQLVGNQAKLVYGDVLMLDRNVEADKGYVYMGAVSKAMLIEKNICHQSIFYHKSIFESGYRYNTKYRIFADYDANLYLSSRYETKYVPLTVAKFYLGGLSSTEQDVDFDRDKWRNIIRYYGSQLRSKAFRKYRYQIKEAAVEFLKKGQLSYFFLAYLIFVDLKLFKKR comes from the coding sequence ATGACAAAACGGAAATATATTGCATTTAGTCTTTGGGGGAATTCAGCCTTATATACAATTGGGGCTATTCGAAATGCACAATTGTTACCTTCGATTTATCCAGATTGGAAAATGGTGGTTTACCACGATGATACTGTACCCAAGGAGATACTACTTGAATTACGGGAGAACAATGTCGAACTAATATGCATAGAAGATAAAAATGTTCATCCACTTTTTTTGCGTTTTTTCATAGCTGATAGAGGCGATTGTGGAGTAGCTATTTTTCGGGATGCAGACTCGAGAATTACGCTACGGGAGGCCTTGGCCGTTAAAGAGTGGATTGAGGAGGATACTGTATTGCATGTTATGCGTGATCATCCGTATCATCAAATTCCATTTGGAGCTGTGAAGACGGGCATACTCGGGGGTATGTGGGGAATTAAAGGAGGTACGCTGAAGATGGAAGAATCGATTAGAGCGTTTGTTGCTGATAAACGAGAGCAGGCGTACGGGATAGATCAGGCTTTTCTTGCTTCTGTTTATGAACAATATCAAAAAAATAGCACTACACATGATGAGTTTTTTTCAACAAAGAAATTTCCGATTCCGCGTGACGGAGAGCAGTTTGTCGGCGAGCGAATAGATGAACATGAAGAACCTGTTGGTGATGATCGCGCGGTAATTGCTGAATATTATAAACAGCACAGTAGCGTCTTTTTCACCATTATTATCCCTGCTTATTGCGCTGAAAAAACTATTGAGCGCTGTGTGAATAGTATTTTAATGCAGTCGTTTTCAGATTTTGAGATCATTATTCAAGATGGAAATTCTAGTGATCGAACTGTTGACGTTATAAAGCAGCTTAAAGACACACGGATTAAAATTTTTAGCGAGGCAGATAGTGGTGTCTACGATGCGATGAATAAAGCCCTTGATCGAAGCGGTGGCGAATGGATTTATTTCTTGGGTAGTGATGATCTACTGTTTGACGGTGATGTGCTTAAAGAGATGAATAACCAACTTGTAGGTAACCAAGCTAAACTTGTTTACGGTGATGTGTTAATGTTGGACAGAAATGTCGAGGCTGATAAAGGCTATGTGTATATGGGGGCAGTGAGTAAGGCGATGTTGATCGAAAAGAATATTTGTCACCAATCTATATTTTATCACAAGAGTATCTTCGAGTCTGGCTATCGATACAACACGAAATATCGAATCTTTGCGGATTATGATGCCAACCTTTATCTATCGTCGCGCTATGAAACAAAGTATGTACCGCTGACGGTAGCTAAATTCTATCTTGGCGGTCTCAGCAGCACCGAGCAGGATGTTGATTTCGATCGGGACAAGTGGAGAAATATAATTCGGTATTATGGTTCGCAGCTACGTTCGAAGGCGTTCAGAAAATATAGATATCAAATAAAGGAAGCAGCTGTTGAATTTCTAAAAAAAGGTCAACTAAGTTATTTCTTTTTGGCTTATCTAATCTTCGTCGATTTGAAACTTTTCAAAAAACGTTAA
- a CDS encoding glycosyltransferase family 2 protein gives MTVSLIISTYNWPEALELVLLSVAKQSVLPDQIVIADDGSDERTAAMIERFSNDLPIEHVWHEDQGFQKTLILNKALKVCKTDYIIEIDGDIILHKHFIKDHIASAEKGFFVQGSRAMIGEQLSEKVLRDKKMSFSCLTNGMTTRFNAIRFPLFSGIFKTNPYSSHNVKGCNLAFWLDDYVRINGYFNGFTGWGWEDYEFAERLINSGIKKKRLKWAAIGYHIFHPLSSRSNFKPNEMIYRETVDNKMWHRSPGFHEVAGI, from the coding sequence ATGACTGTCAGTCTGATTATATCCACATACAATTGGCCCGAGGCTCTAGAATTGGTTCTCTTAAGTGTAGCTAAACAGAGTGTATTACCCGATCAGATCGTGATTGCAGATGATGGCTCGGATGAGCGGACGGCCGCCATGATAGAACGGTTCAGCAATGACCTCCCTATCGAGCATGTATGGCATGAAGATCAAGGATTTCAAAAGACGTTAATCTTAAACAAAGCCTTGAAAGTTTGTAAAACCGATTATATCATCGAAATAGATGGTGACATTATCCTGCACAAGCATTTTATAAAAGACCATATTGCCTCCGCCGAGAAAGGCTTCTTTGTACAGGGCAGTCGTGCCATGATTGGCGAACAGCTCTCCGAAAAAGTGCTCCGTGATAAGAAAATGTCATTTTCTTGCCTGACAAACGGAATGACGACTCGGTTTAACGCCATTCGTTTTCCATTGTTTTCCGGCATCTTTAAAACAAACCCCTACAGTTCACACAATGTGAAGGGCTGCAACTTAGCCTTTTGGCTAGATGATTATGTTCGTATAAACGGCTATTTCAATGGTTTCACCGGTTGGGGCTGGGAGGATTACGAATTTGCGGAACGCTTGATCAACTCTGGCATAAAGAAAAAACGCTTAAAATGGGCCGCCATTGGATACCATATCTTCCACCCTCTTTCTTCCAGGTCAAACTTTAAACCCAACGAAATGATCTACCGCGAAACCGTGGACAATAAAATGTGGCATCGTTCTCCAGGCTTTCATGAAGTGGCCGGTATATAA
- a CDS encoding glycosyltransferase family 32 protein — protein sequence MAIPKVIYQTFKTNKIPLLTRFYIWRFLRRNKGYRHAFYDDEQVDAFVKQAFDTRTYRAYARLQIGAAKADFFRYAILYKQGGIYLDLDSDLVGRLDDVLLPTDVAVVAHEGNFQQFFSQWALIYDKGHPFMEETIKLIVENIEQNKYPHDVHAMTGPTVYAQAINNVMQRQPDVAYRVFEDDYRGLMKFKYKLGKILIYGDRSKHWKKLQQVIPVVRPEDQVDNKD from the coding sequence GTGGCTATACCAAAAGTAATTTACCAGACGTTCAAGACGAACAAGATCCCCTTACTCACGCGGTTCTATATTTGGCGCTTTCTGAGAAGGAACAAAGGCTATCGTCACGCTTTTTACGATGATGAGCAGGTTGATGCCTTTGTTAAGCAAGCTTTTGATACGCGCACATATCGTGCCTATGCACGCTTGCAGATCGGTGCTGCCAAAGCGGATTTCTTCCGTTACGCCATTCTATACAAGCAGGGAGGAATCTATTTGGATCTTGATAGCGACTTGGTGGGGCGGTTAGACGATGTTTTATTGCCGACGGATGTTGCAGTTGTGGCACATGAAGGAAATTTTCAACAGTTTTTCTCCCAATGGGCGTTGATTTACGATAAAGGACACCCTTTTATGGAGGAGACCATTAAGCTTATTGTAGAAAATATTGAGCAAAATAAATACCCACATGATGTGCATGCCATGACTGGTCCGACAGTCTATGCTCAAGCCATTAACAACGTGATGCAACGGCAGCCCGACGTGGCCTATCGTGTTTTTGAAGACGATTACCGTGGATTGATGAAATTTAAATACAAGCTGGGGAAGATATTGATCTACGGCGATCGATCCAAACATTGGAAGAAACTACAACAAGTGATTCCTGTAGTCCGCCCGGAGGATCAGGTCGACAATAAAGATTGA
- a CDS encoding glycosyltransferase family 9 protein, translating into MKKVRVLVTRFSAMGDVAMVASLLRELQAQHRGLEIVMVSRLHFAAFFEDIPNLIFHPIFPEEQHKGPKGLWRLFQELKKYKIDYVADLHNNIRSKILTLFFKTAGYRLAILDKGRQHKKDLIRRRNKVFTPLRPTIERYADVFRSLGFSIKLDNKLKKKDRPIPLNYAGILPLFEKNIGVAPFAQHPYKVWKLDNWEQVFRSFPRYRFFIFGGGRQEQETAANWSQHFANVHSTIGSSLGVQGELNLISHLDLMMSMDSSGMHMASLVGSRCLSIWGATHPYAGFLGYGQSIQDCIQVEHPNRPSSIYGNKSCLCDGVEAIDMVTPEMVISKLKQATR; encoded by the coding sequence ATGAAGAAAGTTCGGGTGTTGGTCACACGCTTTTCGGCCATGGGCGATGTAGCCATGGTGGCTTCGCTATTGCGTGAGCTGCAGGCACAACACCGCGGCCTAGAGATTGTGATGGTCAGCAGGCTCCATTTCGCTGCCTTCTTCGAAGATATCCCCAACCTCATCTTCCACCCTATATTTCCTGAGGAGCAGCACAAAGGTCCTAAAGGACTATGGCGGCTATTTCAGGAGCTAAAAAAATACAAGATCGATTACGTTGCCGATCTGCACAATAATATACGATCAAAAATCTTAACGCTCTTCTTTAAAACTGCCGGATATCGTTTAGCCATCTTGGATAAAGGAAGGCAGCATAAGAAAGACCTGATACGACGTCGGAACAAAGTGTTTACCCCACTACGCCCTACCATAGAGCGCTATGCGGATGTATTTCGTAGTTTGGGGTTCAGCATAAAGCTGGATAACAAATTGAAGAAGAAAGATCGGCCTATTCCCTTAAACTATGCTGGCATACTGCCTTTATTTGAAAAAAACATTGGTGTAGCTCCTTTTGCTCAACATCCATATAAGGTATGGAAACTGGATAATTGGGAGCAAGTATTCCGTAGTTTTCCCAGATATCGCTTTTTTATCTTCGGAGGTGGCCGGCAAGAACAAGAGACCGCAGCCAATTGGAGCCAGCACTTTGCCAACGTGCACAGCACCATTGGTAGCAGCTTGGGCGTGCAAGGCGAACTAAACCTGATCAGCCATCTCGACCTGATGATGAGCATGGATTCCTCGGGCATGCATATGGCATCCTTAGTAGGAAGCAGGTGCTTATCCATTTGGGGGGCAACGCATCCATACGCAGGCTTTTTGGGTTACGGACAATCCATTCAAGACTGCATTCAGGTAGAACATCCCAATCGCCCCAGCTCGATCTATGGCAACAAATCATGTTTGTGCGACGGCGTGGAAGCCATTGATATGGTAACCCCAGAGATGGTCATCAGCAAATTAAAGCAAGCCACGCGCTAA
- a CDS encoding glycosyl transferase family 90: MNFKQIFLRNKNNKFFYYLGAVSRALIPAAWARRSLADKLRADWGADQGYIEERVNYYNKLSRPKPLSTDAIAIAEYKIPERIRVYYFDSMEYLRFFDPAYRFQLIPGDVTHIPDFPALVKSRPIAGDNENSVLLKLDKSRHFNFIKDNIRFEDKKDKLVGRSGFSQSHRQRFFDRYAGHPLCDLAKATKSSHPNFLSIAEHLDYKFILALEGNDVATNLKWIMSSSSIAVMPKPTYETWFMEGCLIPDVHYICISDDFSDLESKLNYYIAHQDAALRIVKEANAYMEQFKNKKREDAISLLLLEKYFRLTH, encoded by the coding sequence ATGAATTTTAAGCAAATCTTTTTAAGAAATAAAAACAATAAGTTCTTCTATTATCTAGGAGCAGTGTCGCGTGCTCTTATTCCCGCTGCTTGGGCAAGGCGCTCGTTGGCGGATAAGCTACGCGCCGATTGGGGCGCCGATCAAGGTTATATAGAGGAACGGGTCAACTATTATAATAAATTGAGCAGACCAAAGCCGCTCTCGACGGATGCTATTGCCATAGCGGAATACAAAATACCGGAGCGGATTCGGGTCTATTATTTTGACAGTATGGAATATTTGCGTTTTTTTGATCCTGCTTATCGTTTTCAACTTATTCCTGGGGATGTTACTCATATTCCCGATTTTCCGGCTTTGGTTAAAAGCCGACCCATTGCTGGAGATAATGAAAATTCGGTGCTACTCAAGCTGGATAAGTCTCGTCATTTTAACTTTATCAAGGACAACATTCGCTTCGAAGATAAAAAAGATAAATTGGTAGGACGTAGCGGCTTCAGTCAGTCGCATCGGCAGCGCTTCTTTGATCGGTATGCAGGGCACCCCTTATGCGATTTGGCGAAAGCAACAAAATCTTCCCATCCCAACTTTTTAAGTATTGCCGAACACTTGGATTACAAGTTTATTTTGGCCTTGGAGGGCAATGATGTCGCGACCAACCTCAAGTGGATAATGTCTTCCAGCTCCATCGCCGTAATGCCCAAGCCGACCTATGAAACTTGGTTTATGGAGGGATGCCTGATTCCAGATGTGCATTACATCTGTATCAGCGATGATTTTAGCGATCTGGAATCGAAATTAAACTACTATATTGCCCATCAGGATGCTGCGTTACGTATCGTGAAGGAAGCGAACGCTTACATGGAGCAGTTTAAAAATAAAAAGCGAGAAGACGCCATCTCCTTGCTGTTGTTGGAGAAATATTTTAGATTAACGCATTGA
- a CDS encoding glycosyltransferase family 2 protein, whose product MIEHNVLVSVIIPNYNHGSYLADRIESVLSQTYQKMEVIILDDCSTDNSRAVIEQYRSESRIAEIIYNEINTGSPFKQWVKGIEKARGEIIWLAESDDWCEPTFLEHVLPSMLADPEVAVSYCQSYCVIDNDIKWQSNHNQLIETVDGDKYIAEYLTPNPAIFNASMAIWRKRNFALIAKDFLNYSFSGDWLFWIELAKTGKVSINGRLLNYFRKHGNDVSTGSYQTGLNFVEGMSILQHCADNKLIDERKFKLSVKKNIKEYWPIKSQFARERQLEIERLFQTAPSSKSFFLKCVSSAVWKSFKSK is encoded by the coding sequence ATGATTGAGCATAACGTCTTAGTATCGGTCATTATACCAAATTACAATCACGGCAGCTACCTAGCGGATCGTATAGAGAGTGTTTTGTCTCAGACCTACCAAAAGATGGAGGTTATTATCCTAGACGATTGCTCCACGGACAACAGTAGAGCTGTGATTGAACAGTATCGTAGTGAATCACGCATTGCCGAGATAATTTATAACGAAATCAACACAGGCAGTCCTTTTAAGCAATGGGTTAAAGGAATCGAAAAAGCAAGGGGAGAAATTATTTGGCTTGCAGAAAGTGACGACTGGTGTGAGCCAACGTTCTTAGAACATGTTCTTCCTTCCATGCTAGCAGATCCAGAGGTAGCCGTTAGCTACTGTCAATCCTACTGTGTTATCGACAATGACATTAAATGGCAATCCAATCATAATCAATTGATCGAAACTGTTGATGGCGACAAATATATAGCGGAATATTTAACACCCAATCCGGCAATTTTCAATGCCAGCATGGCTATTTGGAGGAAACGTAATTTTGCTCTCATTGCTAAAGATTTCCTGAACTATAGCTTCAGTGGCGATTGGTTATTCTGGATAGAGCTAGCTAAGACAGGCAAGGTCTCAATCAATGGTCGACTGTTGAACTATTTCCGAAAACATGGGAATGATGTAAGTACCGGTTCTTACCAAACTGGTTTAAACTTTGTGGAGGGCATGTCTATCTTACAACATTGTGCAGACAACAAGCTGATTGATGAACGAAAATTCAAACTCTCTGTGAAGAAAAATATCAAAGAATATTGGCCAATCAAATCGCAGTTCGCCAGAGAACGACAGCTAGAAATTGAGCGACTATTCCAAACGGCACCTTCTTCCAAGAGCTTTTTTCTGAAATGTGTATCGAGCGCAGTCTGGAAATCCTTCAAATCAAAATGA
- a CDS encoding glycosyltransferase family 2 protein has translation MEENSPRVTVFMAAYNASEHIEEAINSILNQTYANFELLIVNDGSTDTTAKIVAAFTDNRIRTIDNGDNKGLIYTRNRALLEAKGELLAIMDSDDIASHDRLALQVAAFDNNPALALYGGQAKVIDEKNNVIGAIHETETNPDLLKIRLLFHNTFVHSSVMMRTAVFREMGGYQEPFAEDYDLFLRISNKYHVANSSSFLVSYRTHGQNVSSKKGVEIINRLLPIKGKLLTSMGLPADSDYQKIMTLPYIWQEVSVEKYKDLYAKILNQNKRITRFNEELLEEYIFNKWYDVVFQLGKEKSFGLFLSKPMFSWKYSTFKQFRKTFKKSLKSIFKK, from the coding sequence ATGGAGGAAAACTCGCCGCGGGTAACCGTTTTTATGGCAGCATATAACGCCAGTGAACATATCGAAGAGGCTATTAACAGTATTTTAAACCAAACGTATGCTAATTTTGAACTACTTATTGTCAACGATGGTTCCACAGATACAACAGCGAAGATCGTTGCTGCTTTTACCGACAATAGAATCAGAACAATTGATAATGGCGATAACAAGGGCTTAATTTATACAAGAAATAGAGCACTTTTAGAAGCCAAGGGTGAATTGCTGGCTATAATGGACAGTGACGATATAGCTTCTCATGATAGGCTAGCTCTACAAGTAGCAGCGTTCGATAACAATCCTGCCCTTGCACTCTATGGCGGTCAGGCAAAGGTTATTGATGAAAAGAACAATGTGATAGGGGCAATACACGAAACAGAGACTAATCCCGATCTTTTAAAGATTCGATTGCTCTTTCATAACACATTCGTACACTCCTCCGTTATGATGCGAACAGCTGTCTTTAGAGAAATGGGTGGATATCAAGAACCCTTTGCGGAAGATTATGATCTCTTTTTAAGGATTTCAAATAAATACCATGTTGCCAACTCATCCTCATTTCTGGTTTCTTATCGGACGCATGGACAAAATGTATCGAGTAAAAAAGGCGTAGAAATTATAAACCGTCTGTTGCCAATCAAAGGCAAGCTATTGACAAGCATGGGACTCCCGGCTGATAGTGATTATCAAAAAATAATGACCTTGCCCTATATATGGCAGGAAGTATCCGTGGAAAAGTATAAAGATTTATATGCTAAAATACTAAATCAAAACAAGAGAATTACACGATTTAATGAGGAATTATTGGAAGAATATATCTTTAATAAATGGTACGATGTTGTGTTTCAATTAGGAAAAGAGAAATCATTTGGGCTTTTCCTATCTAAACCCATGTTTAGCTGGAAGTACTCGACCTTCAAGCAGTTCAGAAAAACCTTTAAAAAATCGCTAAAAAGTATCTTCAAAAAATGA